The Frondihabitans australicus genome includes a region encoding these proteins:
- a CDS encoding SRPBCC family protein: MTATVETIGQLLRAENHVIIDRDADAVFDFVADGMNNALWRPAVRSIALERGGDGQVGAIYRQILIGPGRRDIAGDYEITEATRPQELRFRVLAGPVRPRGRYSITARPGGTCVLSFALEVEPRGMARLLRPLVSRTMRDEVGQLWRLKAVVEGDPT; the protein is encoded by the coding sequence ATGACCGCCACCGTCGAGACCATCGGGCAGCTCCTGCGCGCCGAGAACCACGTCATCATCGACCGCGATGCCGACGCGGTGTTCGACTTCGTCGCCGACGGCATGAACAACGCCCTCTGGCGTCCCGCCGTGCGCTCGATCGCGCTGGAACGCGGCGGCGACGGGCAGGTCGGGGCGATCTACCGTCAGATCCTGATCGGCCCGGGTCGACGCGACATCGCCGGCGACTACGAGATCACGGAGGCGACCAGGCCGCAGGAGCTGCGGTTCCGTGTGCTCGCAGGCCCCGTCCGGCCTCGCGGGCGCTACTCGATCACGGCCCGGCCGGGAGGGACGTGCGTGCTCTCGTTCGCCCTCGAGGTGGAGCCGCGCGGGATGGCGCGGCTCCTGCGCCCCCTGGTCTCGCGCACGATGCGCGACGAGGTGGGCCAGCTCTGGCGGCTCAAGGCGGTCGTCGAGGGCGACCCCACCTAG
- the mshD gene encoding mycothiol synthase has translation MSGGSTPDIAIVRALAAEAQAADGAPPFSDQALVEAAARTAEVLGGREALAILRPGEAELVVSPTHRRHGLGRALLAEVLDASTGDLAVWSHGDHPGGRALAGEFGFDAVRRLLQQRAPVASHPSAPRLPDGVVVSAFRPGVDDAAWLDLNARAFADHPEQGSLTQGDLDARKAESWFDPDDLLMLWAGTELVAFCWLKIEGAQEPGEFYAVAVSPSRQGQHLGGAAVDAGLERLAARGVSTASLYVEGDNLAALRLYAARGFVDHAVDVQYLLHR, from the coding sequence GTGAGCGGCGGCTCGACCCCCGACATCGCGATCGTCCGCGCCCTCGCCGCAGAGGCGCAGGCCGCCGACGGCGCTCCCCCGTTCTCCGATCAGGCGCTGGTGGAAGCGGCGGCGAGGACGGCCGAGGTGCTCGGGGGCCGAGAGGCTCTCGCGATCCTGCGGCCGGGCGAGGCCGAGCTGGTCGTGTCGCCGACGCACCGCCGCCACGGGCTCGGGCGGGCGCTCCTGGCCGAGGTGCTCGACGCGTCGACGGGCGATTTGGCGGTGTGGTCTCACGGCGATCACCCGGGCGGGCGGGCACTGGCGGGCGAGTTCGGGTTCGATGCGGTGCGCCGGCTCCTGCAGCAGCGGGCCCCGGTGGCGTCGCACCCGAGCGCACCGCGACTGCCCGACGGGGTCGTCGTCTCGGCGTTCCGCCCGGGGGTCGACGACGCGGCCTGGCTCGACCTCAACGCGCGCGCCTTCGCCGACCACCCCGAGCAGGGCTCGCTCACCCAGGGCGACCTCGACGCCCGCAAGGCCGAGTCGTGGTTCGACCCTGACGACCTGCTGATGCTCTGGGCCGGCACAGAGCTCGTCGCCTTCTGCTGGCTGAAGATCGAGGGCGCGCAGGAGCCCGGCGAGTTCTACGCCGTGGCCGTCTCGCCGTCGCGCCAGGGGCAGCACCTCGGGGGCGCCGCAGTCGACGCCGGGCTCGAGCGCCTGGCGGCCCGCGGCGTCAGCACGGCCTCCCTGTACGTCGAGGGTGACAACCTGGCCGCGCTGCGCCTGTACGCCGCTCGCGGTTTCGTCGACCACGCCGTCGACGTGCAGTACCTCCTGCACCGCTGA
- a CDS encoding GntR family transcriptional regulator: MITLDPRSATPPYEQLRVQIAAQVESGELAAGSKLPTVRRLADDLGIAPNTVARAYRELESDGFVETRGRNGTLVRAQGSAALQQVQEAARAYADRAAKLGVSADVALGYVARALGS; the protein is encoded by the coding sequence GTGATCACGCTCGACCCGCGCTCGGCGACCCCGCCGTACGAGCAGCTGCGGGTGCAGATCGCGGCGCAGGTGGAGTCGGGCGAGCTCGCCGCCGGGTCGAAGCTGCCGACCGTGCGGCGCCTCGCCGACGACCTGGGCATCGCGCCGAACACCGTGGCTCGCGCCTACCGCGAGCTGGAGTCGGACGGGTTCGTCGAGACGCGCGGACGCAACGGCACGCTCGTCCGGGCGCAGGGGTCGGCCGCTCTGCAGCAGGTGCAGGAGGCGGCGCGGGCGTACGCGGATCGCGCGGCGAAACTCGGCGTCTCGGCCGACGTCGCGCTGGGATACGTGGCGAGGGCTCTCGGCTCCTGA
- a CDS encoding NAD(P)-dependent oxidoreductase: MQTIGVLGLGRMGLPVARRLADSGWRVLGHDPDPERLAAATQHGIEPAESARAVAAASDLLVTVLPGPQELREALLGPKGVGRDLSPGSCWLDLTSNDPRVADEVAASLASRGVDSVAAPMGGGPTAAWAGTLRFTVGGAEAAVERVLPILRLLGDPDGVTRAGETVGSAHVTKLMSNALWFGQVVAVTEMLLLGQSLGLTVAGMRDALAAGPGSSRFIAEHLDSLLAGDDLTTFNLSRVVEELDTLDSLAQEHGLTLDLHTLVGRLHRDALAHFGPVDGELMAARLLEARAGRTVRLPG; the protein is encoded by the coding sequence GTGCAGACGATCGGCGTGCTCGGGCTGGGGCGCATGGGCCTCCCCGTGGCGCGCCGTCTCGCCGACTCCGGGTGGCGCGTGCTCGGCCACGATCCCGACCCCGAGCGGTTGGCCGCAGCCACGCAGCACGGCATCGAGCCGGCGGAGTCCGCCCGTGCCGTCGCCGCCGCGAGCGACCTGCTCGTCACAGTGCTTCCCGGGCCGCAGGAGCTCCGCGAGGCTCTGCTCGGGCCGAAGGGTGTGGGGCGTGACCTGTCACCCGGCTCCTGCTGGCTCGACCTCACCAGCAACGACCCGCGCGTCGCCGACGAGGTGGCCGCCTCGCTCGCTTCGCGCGGCGTCGACAGCGTCGCCGCGCCGATGGGCGGCGGGCCGACGGCGGCGTGGGCGGGCACTCTGCGGTTCACGGTCGGGGGTGCGGAGGCTGCGGTCGAGCGGGTGCTGCCGATCCTGCGCCTGTTGGGCGACCCCGACGGCGTGACCCGCGCCGGCGAGACCGTCGGCAGCGCGCACGTGACCAAGCTCATGTCGAACGCGCTGTGGTTCGGGCAGGTCGTCGCGGTCACCGAGATGCTGCTGCTCGGCCAGTCGCTCGGGCTCACGGTCGCCGGCATGCGCGACGCCCTCGCCGCCGGGCCGGGGTCGAGCCGGTTCATCGCCGAGCACCTCGACTCTCTGCTCGCGGGCGACGACCTAACCACGTTCAACCTGTCGCGGGTCGTCGAAGAGCTCGACACGCTCGACTCCCTGGCGCAGGAGCACGGCCTCACCCTCGACCTGCACACCCTCGTCGGCCGCCTGCACCGCGACGCTCTCGCCCACTTCGGCCCCGTCGACGGCGAGCTGATGGCCGCGCGGCTGCTCGAGGCGCGGGCCGGGCGGACGGTGCGGCTGCCCGGCTGA
- a CDS encoding YgfZ/GcvT domain-containing protein produces the protein MSTETPTPFAARPGFVADEATGVAAHYGNPLSEQRDLAAGRALVEAGHRAVITVTGPDRLSWLDSLTSQSLKGLAPGQSSETLLLDPSGRVEHAAAVLDDGVTTWLIVEATEAEAFAQWLDRMRFLLRVEVAERPDVAVVGAFAGLQGVEALAPNGLPLVWEDGWGEVAEGGVAYADEPSHPARDWTYRETLVSRDALAELASSPVPAAGLLALEALRIAAWRPRLALEVDERSIPHELDWLRSAVHLDKGCYRGQETVAKVHNLGHPPRRLVMLHLDGSDNVLPAHGDTVSIAGTVAEAGDEGAGAPAREVGQVTSAAVHYELGPIALAVVKRSTPVDAGLVVDAQDTAVAAAQETIVPPSAGAAAGVPRMPRLGAVRR, from the coding sequence ATGTCGACTGAGACTCCGACCCCCTTCGCCGCGCGCCCCGGCTTCGTCGCCGACGAGGCCACCGGCGTCGCCGCCCACTACGGCAACCCGCTGAGCGAGCAGCGCGACCTCGCCGCCGGCCGTGCTCTCGTCGAGGCCGGGCACCGCGCGGTCATCACGGTCACCGGGCCCGACCGCCTGTCGTGGCTCGACTCGCTCACCAGCCAGAGCCTCAAAGGTCTGGCCCCCGGGCAGTCGAGCGAGACGCTCCTCCTCGACCCGTCCGGCCGCGTCGAGCACGCCGCCGCCGTCCTCGACGACGGCGTGACCACGTGGCTGATCGTCGAGGCGACCGAGGCCGAGGCGTTCGCGCAGTGGCTCGACCGCATGCGCTTCCTGCTGCGGGTCGAGGTCGCCGAGCGCCCCGACGTCGCGGTCGTGGGCGCGTTCGCCGGTCTGCAGGGCGTCGAGGCGCTGGCCCCGAACGGGCTTCCGCTCGTGTGGGAGGACGGGTGGGGTGAGGTCGCCGAGGGGGGCGTCGCGTACGCCGACGAGCCGTCGCATCCTGCGCGCGACTGGACCTACCGCGAGACCCTCGTCTCGCGCGATGCCCTCGCCGAGCTGGCGTCGTCGCCCGTGCCCGCAGCCGGCCTCCTGGCGCTCGAGGCCCTGCGGATCGCGGCCTGGCGGCCCCGGCTGGCCCTCGAGGTCGACGAGCGCTCGATTCCGCACGAGCTCGACTGGCTCCGCAGCGCCGTGCACCTCGACAAGGGCTGCTACCGCGGGCAAGAGACCGTGGCGAAGGTCCACAACCTCGGCCACCCGCCTCGCCGCCTCGTGATGCTGCACCTCGACGGCTCCGACAACGTTCTGCCCGCCCACGGTGACACGGTGTCGATCGCTGGCACCGTTGCCGAGGCGGGCGACGAGGGCGCAGGAGCACCGGCTCGCGAGGTCGGCCAGGTCACCTCCGCCGCCGTCCACTACGAGCTCGGACCCATCGCGCTCGCCGTGGTCAAGCGCTCCACTCCGGTCGACGCCGGGCTGGTCGTCGATGCGCAGGACACCGCCGTCGCGGCCGCACAGGAGACGATCGTGCCGCCGTCCGCCGGCGCCGCCGCCGGAGTCCCGCGGATGCCGCGCCTCGGCGCCGTCCGCCGGTAG
- a CDS encoding FAD:protein FMN transferase, giving the protein MTDAATHVFATMGTTVSIRFANGGPERQALERVEQVFASFDREFSLYDPMSPLSAVARGELTLAESGDRVLDAYATAIDWRNATAGAFTPHRPDGVVDLSGVVKALAIAEAGVELDRLSGSWLLNVGGDVLARGSTAKGQPWRVGIVDPEHRDRLAGVAELTGARRALATSGVAERGEHVWRHGDDSLVQVTIAADDIVTADVLATAILSGGLSELDRLTAAHAVDVLVFDREGEARATPGAREWVSPDPATRP; this is encoded by the coding sequence GTGACCGACGCGGCGACCCACGTCTTCGCGACCATGGGCACGACAGTGAGCATCCGCTTCGCCAACGGCGGCCCCGAACGTCAGGCGCTCGAACGGGTCGAGCAGGTCTTCGCCTCGTTCGACCGGGAGTTCAGTCTCTACGACCCGATGTCGCCCCTCAGCGCGGTGGCGCGCGGCGAGCTGACGCTGGCGGAGTCCGGCGACAGAGTCCTCGACGCCTACGCCACCGCGATCGACTGGCGCAACGCGACCGCGGGCGCCTTCACTCCGCACCGCCCCGACGGTGTCGTCGACCTCTCCGGCGTGGTCAAGGCCCTGGCGATCGCGGAGGCCGGCGTCGAGCTCGACCGGCTCTCGGGCTCCTGGCTGCTCAACGTCGGCGGGGACGTGCTCGCTCGCGGCAGCACCGCGAAGGGCCAGCCGTGGCGCGTCGGCATCGTCGACCCCGAGCACCGCGACCGTCTGGCCGGCGTCGCCGAGCTGACCGGCGCCCGTCGCGCCCTCGCGACCTCCGGCGTCGCCGAGCGCGGCGAGCACGTCTGGCGGCACGGCGACGACTCGCTGGTGCAGGTGACGATCGCGGCCGACGACATCGTCACGGCCGACGTGCTCGCCACCGCGATCCTCTCCGGAGGGCTGTCCGAGCTGGATCGTCTCACGGCGGCCCACGCCGTCGACGTGCTCGTGTTCGACCGCGAGGGCGAGGCGCGGGCGACGCCGGGTGCGCGCGAGTGGGTGTCGCCGGATCCTGCGACCCGACCCTAG
- a CDS encoding phosphoglyceromutase, translated as MTSTLILLRHGNSEWNQKNLFTGWVDVRLSEQGTAEAKRAGELLAASGLKPDILYTSVLTRAIQTANLALEEADRLWIPVKRSWRLNERHYGALQGKDKAQTLEQYGPEQFQTWRRSFDVPPPPLDDDSEFSQAHDERYADLGADAPRTESLKLVIDRMLPYWESDITVDLAAGKTVLVTAHGNSLRALVKHLDGISDADIAELNIPTGIPLVYELDDSFAPVKPGEYLDPEAAAAGAAAVAAQGKK; from the coding sequence ATGACTTCGACGCTCATCCTCCTCCGTCACGGCAACAGCGAGTGGAACCAGAAGAACCTCTTCACCGGGTGGGTCGACGTCCGCCTGAGCGAGCAGGGCACCGCCGAGGCGAAGCGCGCCGGCGAGCTCCTCGCCGCCTCGGGCCTCAAGCCCGACATCCTCTACACGTCGGTGCTCACTCGCGCGATCCAGACCGCGAACCTCGCCCTCGAGGAGGCCGACCGCCTCTGGATCCCGGTGAAGCGCTCGTGGCGTCTCAACGAGCGCCACTACGGTGCGCTCCAGGGCAAGGACAAGGCGCAGACGCTCGAGCAGTACGGCCCCGAGCAGTTCCAGACCTGGCGCCGCTCGTTCGACGTGCCGCCGCCGCCCCTCGACGACGACTCCGAGTTCTCGCAGGCGCACGACGAGCGATACGCCGACCTCGGCGCCGACGCCCCGCGCACCGAGTCGCTGAAGCTCGTGATCGACCGCATGCTGCCCTACTGGGAGAGCGACATCACCGTCGACCTCGCGGCCGGCAAGACCGTGCTCGTCACCGCCCACGGCAACTCGCTGCGCGCCCTGGTCAAGCACCTCGACGGCATCAGCGACGCCGACATCGCCGAGCTGAACATCCCCACCGGCATCCCGCTGGTCTACGAGCTCGACGACTCGTTCGCGCCGGTCAAGCCGGGCGAGTACCTCGACCCCGAGGCCGCCGCCGCCGGTGCCGCGGCCGTCGCCGCGCAGGGCAAGAAGTAG
- a CDS encoding FABP family protein — MRELPTDLPAELVPLSWLLGVWEGTGVVDYKTGDEPESRRTHEFGQRVSFSHDGLPFLNYSSYTWLLDDEHTPLVSEVGFWRLDRPAEEGDRGPAMLPGVGIQPFTTARAVEILRTPDDGFDIEVSLVHPSGVNELYLGRVKGPRIDLATDAVLRSSNAKEYSAATRMYGLVDNHLLWAWDIAALGNELRTHASGRLAHVD, encoded by the coding sequence ATGAGAGAACTCCCCACCGATCTTCCCGCCGAGCTCGTCCCGCTGTCGTGGCTCCTCGGCGTCTGGGAGGGCACCGGCGTCGTCGACTACAAGACCGGCGACGAGCCCGAGTCGCGCCGCACCCACGAGTTCGGCCAGCGGGTCAGCTTCAGCCACGACGGGCTCCCGTTCCTCAACTACTCGTCCTATACGTGGCTGCTCGACGACGAGCACACGCCCCTCGTGAGCGAGGTCGGCTTCTGGCGTCTCGACCGGCCCGCCGAGGAGGGCGACCGCGGCCCGGCGATGCTGCCGGGCGTCGGCATCCAGCCGTTCACGACGGCGAGGGCCGTCGAGATCCTGCGCACCCCCGACGACGGCTTCGACATCGAGGTGTCGCTCGTGCACCCGTCGGGCGTCAACGAGCTCTACCTGGGCCGGGTCAAGGGGCCGCGGATCGACCTCGCGACCGACGCCGTGCTGCGATCGTCGAACGCCAAGGAGTACTCGGCGGCGACCCGCATGTACGGCCTTGTCGACAACCACCTGCTCTGGGCGTGGGACATCGCCGCCCTCGGCAACGAGCTGCGCACGCACGCGTCGGGGCGGCTCGCCCATGTCGACTGA
- a CDS encoding FMN-binding protein translates to MRARAVAGGVVASAAVLAVGWQIGAGQVAATSGTASGAGSSTATGTSGSSGSTGATGSSGSSSPSATAAPSPSSSASSGTSSKSSVSGTYEGTTAETQFGPVQVEIVVQAGTITDVKALQLTDQGGRSVEISAYAAPILRQEALKAQSANIQSVSGATYTSEGYVTSLQAAIDKAGL, encoded by the coding sequence ATGAGAGCACGAGCGGTTGCAGGTGGAGTCGTGGCGTCGGCCGCGGTCCTGGCCGTCGGCTGGCAGATCGGCGCGGGGCAGGTCGCGGCCACGAGCGGCACCGCCTCGGGGGCGGGGTCGTCCACGGCGACCGGGACGTCGGGCTCGAGCGGATCGACGGGAGCGACGGGCTCGAGCGGCTCGTCCTCGCCGTCGGCGACCGCGGCCCCCTCCCCGTCCTCGTCGGCGTCGTCCGGCACCTCCTCGAAGTCCTCGGTGTCGGGCACCTACGAGGGCACGACCGCCGAGACCCAGTTCGGCCCCGTGCAGGTCGAGATCGTCGTGCAGGCGGGCACCATCACGGACGTCAAGGCGCTGCAGCTCACGGATCAGGGCGGCCGCTCGGTCGAGATCAGCGCCTACGCCGCGCCGATCCTGCGCCAGGAGGCCCTGAAGGCGCAGTCCGCGAACATCCAGTCCGTCAGCGGCGCGACCTACACCAGCGAGGGCTACGTCACCTCGCTCCAGGCGGCGATCGACAAGGCGGGGCTGTGA
- a CDS encoding class I SAM-dependent methyltransferase, translating into MPIGQVTRGTTGTNRLRRVDRWIAALPAFRRAHDPLVVDLGYGASATTPLELFDRLAKVRPDVEVIGIEIEPSRVAEASKSAKPGVSFRLGGFEVPLDVADEARGRRPAVIRAFNVLRQYDESEVAAAWALMTGRLADGGVLVEGTCNEVGRVASWIDVAKGGPQTFTASLRLASLESPSVIAERLPKALIHRNVDGERIHDFLQELERLWRYNAALAVYSPVQRWVAAVEGMRDAGWPVLHGRTRWRLGEITVPWSAVEPL; encoded by the coding sequence ATGCCCATCGGCCAGGTGACGCGCGGCACCACCGGCACCAACCGCCTCCGCCGCGTCGACCGCTGGATCGCCGCCCTCCCGGCGTTCCGCAGGGCGCACGATCCCCTCGTCGTCGACCTCGGCTACGGCGCCAGCGCGACGACCCCACTGGAGCTCTTCGACCGCCTCGCGAAGGTGCGGCCCGACGTCGAGGTGATCGGCATCGAGATCGAGCCATCACGCGTCGCCGAGGCGTCGAAGAGCGCGAAGCCGGGGGTCTCGTTCCGGCTCGGCGGCTTCGAGGTGCCGCTCGACGTAGCCGACGAGGCACGGGGTCGACGCCCGGCCGTGATCCGCGCGTTCAACGTGCTGCGTCAGTACGACGAGTCCGAGGTCGCGGCCGCGTGGGCGCTCATGACGGGGCGGCTCGCCGACGGCGGCGTCCTCGTCGAGGGCACCTGCAACGAGGTCGGCCGCGTCGCCAGCTGGATCGACGTCGCGAAAGGCGGCCCGCAGACCTTCACGGCGTCGCTGCGGCTCGCGTCGCTCGAGTCGCCGTCGGTGATCGCCGAGCGCCTCCCGAAGGCGCTGATCCACCGCAACGTCGACGGCGAGCGCATCCACGACTTCCTGCAGGAGCTCGAGAGACTCTGGCGCTACAACGCCGCCCTCGCCGTGTACTCCCCCGTGCAGCGGTGGGTCGCCGCCGTCGAGGGCATGCGCGACGCCGGGTGGCCGGTGCTGCACGGGCGCACACGGTGGCGGCTCGGCGAGATCACCGTGCCGTGGTCGGCGGTGGAACCTCTCTAG
- a CDS encoding winged helix-turn-helix domain-containing protein gives MAQLLVLTSASSGDVLPSLALLSHRTRQIPAEPSHLVNAPSSDLIFVDARGDLASAKALCKILRTTGVTVPLVLVLTEGGLTAVNSEWGVDDVILESAGPAEVDARIRLVTGRLAQSQSGSKIQASGVVIDEASYSAKVHGRPLDLTFKEFELLRFFATHPSRVFTREQLLSEVWGYDYFGGTRTVDVHVRRLRAKLGDLESLIGTVRNVGYRFNVYDEDSRELPQASS, from the coding sequence GTGGCGCAGCTCTTGGTCCTCACCTCTGCGTCGTCCGGCGATGTCCTTCCGTCGCTGGCTCTGCTCAGCCACCGCACTCGGCAGATCCCCGCCGAGCCGTCGCACCTGGTGAACGCCCCCTCGAGCGACCTCATCTTCGTCGATGCGCGCGGCGACCTCGCCAGCGCGAAGGCCCTCTGCAAGATCCTGCGCACCACCGGCGTCACCGTGCCGCTCGTGCTCGTCCTCACCGAGGGCGGCCTCACCGCCGTCAACTCCGAGTGGGGCGTCGACGACGTGATCCTCGAGTCCGCCGGCCCGGCCGAGGTCGACGCGCGCATCCGCCTGGTCACCGGCCGTCTCGCGCAGTCGCAGTCCGGCAGCAAGATCCAGGCCTCGGGCGTCGTCATCGACGAGGCCAGCTACTCCGCCAAGGTCCACGGCCGCCCGCTCGACCTCACCTTCAAGGAGTTCGAGCTCCTCCGCTTCTTCGCCACGCACCCGTCGCGCGTCTTCACCCGCGAGCAGCTGCTGAGCGAGGTGTGGGGCTACGACTACTTCGGCGGCACCCGCACCGTCGACGTCCACGTGCGGCGCCTCCGCGCGAAGCTCGGCGACCTCGAGTCGCTCATCGGCACCGTGCGCAACGTCGGCTACCGCTTCAACGTCTACGACGAGGACTCCCGCGAGCTCCCGCAGGCCTCGAGCTGA
- a CDS encoding potassium transporter Kup → MTQTRTPAPSAEATDTGGGGHGHGASITALALAALGVVFGDIGTSPLYALRTVFTIDGGVVQPKPEDVYGVISMMFWSMTIVVSFKYVLVLMRADNNGEGGVMALAALARRLYSKRRGGAVIFLVIGIVGVSLFYGDSVITPAVSVLSAVEGLGTAAPSISHLVVPIAAVILVLLFLLQRFGTGRVGALFGPIMLLWFVVIAAAGIPHIIRHPGVLQGISPTWAIAFVFAHPVVTFVAIGAVVLTITGAEALYADMGHFGRVPIRRSWFFVVFPALVLNYLGQAALVLNTPSATKDPFFMLFPNALQLPVVILATAATVIASQAVISGAFSLTRQAVQLGLLPPITIRQTSKNEGGQIYLPAVNMLLFIGVMAIMLAFRSSAALTTAYGVSVTGALVVDTLLLLLVARQLWQWKLWKLIAAAVVFGGLELTFLAGNLSKIIHGGWVPLLIALAVITVMTTWRRGRQLVQQKRQWLEGSLADFIEQVNTEKIPRVEGVAIFPHPSKDTTPLALRANLEHNHIIHEHVLLVSVLTANVPHVPHSKAFFRDDLGYTDDGIDHITVKFGFSDDQDLPKALHAACLADVLDIDPDDMENASYFISRGGLRVGAKKKGKKMAMVGWRKRLFVGLAHNAADPAARFMLPPNRTVTMGSDVVI, encoded by the coding sequence GTGACCCAGACTCGCACTCCCGCCCCCAGCGCTGAGGCGACCGATACCGGCGGTGGAGGACACGGCCACGGCGCCAGCATCACCGCACTGGCGCTCGCCGCACTCGGCGTCGTCTTCGGCGACATCGGCACCAGTCCCCTCTACGCGCTGCGGACCGTCTTCACGATCGACGGCGGCGTCGTCCAGCCGAAGCCGGAGGACGTCTACGGCGTCATCTCGATGATGTTCTGGTCGATGACCATCGTCGTGTCGTTCAAGTACGTGCTCGTGCTCATGCGCGCCGACAACAACGGCGAGGGCGGCGTCATGGCGCTCGCGGCCCTGGCGAGACGTCTGTACTCGAAACGGCGTGGCGGCGCGGTCATCTTCCTCGTGATCGGCATCGTCGGCGTCTCCCTCTTCTACGGCGACTCGGTCATCACCCCCGCGGTCTCGGTCCTGTCGGCGGTGGAGGGCCTCGGGACGGCCGCGCCGTCGATCTCGCACCTCGTCGTGCCGATCGCCGCGGTGATCCTCGTGCTCCTGTTCCTGCTGCAGCGGTTCGGCACCGGCCGCGTGGGCGCCCTCTTCGGCCCGATCATGCTGCTCTGGTTCGTCGTCATCGCCGCGGCGGGCATCCCGCACATCATCCGCCACCCCGGCGTCCTGCAGGGCATCTCGCCCACGTGGGCCATCGCGTTCGTCTTCGCGCACCCCGTGGTCACCTTCGTCGCCATCGGCGCCGTGGTGCTGACCATCACCGGAGCCGAGGCGCTCTACGCCGACATGGGCCACTTCGGTCGTGTGCCGATTCGTCGATCCTGGTTCTTCGTGGTGTTCCCGGCCCTCGTGCTCAACTACCTCGGCCAGGCCGCGCTGGTGCTCAACACGCCGTCGGCCACCAAGGACCCGTTCTTCATGCTGTTCCCGAACGCGCTGCAGCTGCCCGTCGTGATCCTCGCGACCGCGGCGACCGTGATCGCCAGCCAGGCGGTCATCTCGGGTGCGTTCTCGCTCACGCGGCAGGCGGTGCAGCTCGGCCTGCTGCCTCCGATCACGATCCGCCAGACCTCGAAGAACGAGGGCGGCCAGATCTACCTGCCGGCCGTGAACATGCTGCTGTTCATCGGCGTGATGGCGATCATGCTGGCGTTCCGCTCGTCGGCCGCCCTGACCACGGCGTACGGCGTCTCGGTGACCGGCGCGCTCGTGGTTGACACGCTGCTCCTGCTGCTCGTCGCGAGACAGCTCTGGCAGTGGAAGCTCTGGAAGCTCATCGCGGCGGCCGTGGTCTTCGGCGGCCTCGAGCTGACCTTCCTCGCCGGCAACCTGTCGAAGATCATCCACGGCGGCTGGGTGCCGCTGCTCATCGCGCTCGCCGTGATCACCGTCATGACGACGTGGCGGCGAGGCCGTCAGCTCGTGCAGCAGAAGCGCCAATGGCTCGAGGGGTCCCTCGCCGACTTCATCGAGCAGGTCAACACCGAGAAGATCCCGCGCGTCGAGGGCGTCGCGATCTTCCCGCACCCCAGCAAAGACACGACTCCGCTGGCGCTCCGGGCGAACCTCGAGCACAACCACATCATCCACGAGCACGTGCTTCTCGTGTCGGTGCTCACGGCGAACGTGCCTCACGTGCCGCACTCGAAGGCGTTCTTCCGCGACGACCTCGGCTACACCGACGACGGCATCGACCACATCACGGTGAAGTTCGGCTTCTCGGACGACCAAGACCTGCCGAAGGCCCTCCACGCCGCCTGCCTCGCCGACGTGCTCGACATCGACCCCGACGACATGGAGAACGCCTCCTACTTCATCTCGCGGGGCGGCCTGCGCGTCGGGGCGAAGAAGAAGGGCAAGAAGATGGCGATGGTCGGCTGGCGCAAGCGGCTGTTCGTCGGCCTGGCGCACAACGCCGCCGACCCCGCCGCCCGCTTCATGCTGCCGCCGAACCGCACGGTCACGATGGGCAGCGACGTCGTCATCTAG